A region of Polynucleobacter sp. JS-Mosq-20-D10 DNA encodes the following proteins:
- a CDS encoding TRAP transporter large permease subunit: protein MIPLEWMPPLMFGGLIVFMVIGFPVAFSLMAAGLFFAGIAISENFFGMPFLQAIPQRIFGGVLANDLLLAIPFFTFMGAILERCGLAEEMLDSMGQLFGRIRGGLGYSVIIVGFILGAITGTVAAQVIAMAMISLPVMMRYGYNMRYATGVLAASGTITQLVPPSLVLIVLADQLKTQSGSADVGSMYLGAWGPSLLQIGLFALYTFFLSRFRPDYLPAAPENELTLKGWELWKKCLLGIIPSAALIFLVLGTIMTGIATPTESGAMGAMGALLLAWIRRASIPNLKGLIQQAYQNTMRITAMVVFILIGSTCFSVVFQGVDGGHWVETLFSNLPGGWIGFLVVVNLFVFFLAFFLDFFEIAFIVVPLLAPVAVKLLAPVLLASMNGNSQAAASAALVWFGVMLCVNMQTSFMHPPFGFALFYLRGVAPKEVKSSDIYWGALPWVVLQLIMVVVVAAFPALVTTLLDKPAAVIQSQDFNFTGGDEVKPDDPSSKTNEDAPVVFQLDKPGK, encoded by the coding sequence ATGATTCCACTTGAATGGATGCCACCGCTGATGTTTGGCGGGCTCATTGTGTTCATGGTGATCGGCTTTCCGGTAGCCTTTTCTTTAATGGCTGCAGGACTATTCTTTGCTGGCATTGCCATTAGTGAAAACTTCTTTGGTATGCCGTTTTTACAGGCCATACCCCAGCGCATCTTTGGTGGTGTTCTTGCTAACGACCTACTTCTAGCAATCCCCTTCTTCACATTCATGGGCGCCATCTTGGAGCGCTGCGGTCTTGCAGAAGAAATGTTGGACTCTATGGGTCAGCTTTTTGGACGTATTCGGGGTGGACTTGGCTACTCAGTGATTATTGTGGGATTTATTCTGGGGGCTATTACCGGTACCGTAGCCGCTCAGGTGATCGCCATGGCGATGATTTCCCTCCCAGTGATGATGCGTTATGGCTACAACATGCGCTACGCTACAGGCGTTTTAGCGGCTTCTGGGACTATTACCCAGCTTGTACCACCCTCTCTAGTGCTGATTGTTTTGGCCGATCAGCTAAAAACCCAAAGTGGCAGCGCCGATGTTGGCAGCATGTACCTTGGCGCTTGGGGGCCTTCCCTGCTGCAAATCGGCCTATTTGCTCTCTACACCTTTTTCCTATCCCGCTTCAGACCTGATTACCTTCCCGCGGCCCCAGAAAATGAACTCACCCTCAAAGGCTGGGAACTGTGGAAAAAATGTCTACTAGGAATTATTCCCTCGGCGGCGCTGATTTTCTTGGTACTGGGAACCATCATGACTGGAATCGCAACCCCAACCGAATCTGGCGCCATGGGAGCGATGGGTGCTTTACTTTTGGCATGGATTCGTAGAGCAAGCATTCCGAATCTCAAGGGCTTGATACAGCAGGCCTATCAAAACACCATGCGGATTACGGCGATGGTGGTATTCATCTTAATTGGTTCGACTTGCTTCTCAGTTGTCTTCCAAGGTGTTGATGGCGGTCACTGGGTAGAAACATTGTTTTCCAATCTGCCAGGAGGCTGGATTGGATTCTTAGTGGTTGTGAATCTGTTTGTTTTCTTCTTAGCATTCTTCTTGGACTTCTTTGAAATCGCTTTCATCGTTGTGCCTCTGCTTGCACCAGTCGCAGTCAAACTACTGGCACCAGTATTACTTGCCTCCATGAATGGCAACTCCCAAGCAGCAGCCAGCGCAGCTCTAGTGTGGTTCGGCGTCATGCTGTGCGTCAATATGCAAACCTCATTTATGCATCCCCCATTTGGGTTTGCACTGTTCTATCTGCGTGGCGTTGCACCTAAAGAAGTCAAGAGTAGCGATATCTACTGGGGTGCATTACCTTGGGTTGTTCTGCAACTCATCATGGTTGTGGTAGTTGCAGCATTCCCAGCGTTAGTCACCACATTGCTAGATAAGCCTGCTGCAGTGATTCAGAGCCAAGACTTTAATTTCACCGGGGGTGATGAAGTCAAGCCAGATGACCCATCAAGCAAGACTAATGAAGATGCTCCGGTAGTCTTTCAGCTAGATAAGCCAGGTAAATAA
- a CDS encoding TRAP transporter small permease subunit, with amino-acid sequence MGFWGTFSTGIDRLNQFLGKAASIMILLSCVVSAANALVRYSLDISNNWPLELQWYLFAGAVMLGASYTLKRNEHVRVDLIYSQLSDRGRLYVDLFGLIVFLLPACLLFAWLSWTTLFYPSWLVLEHSLNAGGLSRYPIKFVVPFGFFMLSLQGLSEIIKRIGALKGKATLPAADLHYEKPMQ; translated from the coding sequence ATGGGCTTTTGGGGAACATTCTCAACAGGAATTGACCGCCTAAATCAATTCCTGGGCAAGGCAGCCAGCATCATGATTTTGCTATCTTGCGTAGTGTCAGCTGCTAACGCGCTGGTTCGCTACAGTCTAGACATCAGCAATAACTGGCCACTGGAATTACAGTGGTATCTCTTTGCCGGTGCCGTCATGCTAGGTGCTTCGTACACCCTGAAACGCAATGAACATGTTCGGGTAGATTTAATTTACTCGCAGCTTTCTGATCGCGGACGTCTTTATGTAGACCTCTTTGGTTTGATTGTTTTTTTATTGCCCGCTTGCTTATTGTTTGCCTGGCTGTCTTGGACTACTTTGTTTTATCCCTCATGGCTAGTCTTAGAACATTCGCTCAACGCTGGCGGTTTGTCACGCTACCCTATTAAGTTTGTTGTGCCTTTTGGTTTCTTCATGCTGAGTCTTCAGGGGCTATCAGAAATTATTAAACGCATTGGCGCACTGAAAGGTAAAGCAACATTACCCGCTGCCGATCTCCATTATGAAAAGCCCATGCAATGA
- the argH gene encoding argininosuccinate lyase, translating into MSSSKNSLSNKAQAWSARFNEPVDELVQRYTASIGFDQRFALVDIAGSLAHAEMLATQKIIGAQDLADIQKGMAQIKREIEAGEFNWQLALEDVHLNIEARLTELVGDAGKRLHTGRSRNDQVATDLRLWLRGSVDEIAATLKTLRIALLNLAENHAATIMPGHTHLQVAQPITFGHHLMAYYEMFSRDASRLADLRARFNRLPLGAAALAGTTYPIDREQVAKILGFDGICNNSLDAVSDRDFAIEFCAFASILMMHVSRLSEELVLWLSPRFGFIDLPDRFCTGSSIMPQKKNPDVPELARGKTGRVYGDLISLLTLMKSQPLAYNKDNQEDKEPLFDAVDTVQDTLRIFADMVPHIQVKADVMRAAAEEGFATATDLADYLVKKGLAFRDAHEAVAHAVKACVGRNCMLTDLSLSELRFACGLDNRPELMGDDVFALLTVDGSVNSRQHAGGTAPAQVLAAIKRGRADL; encoded by the coding sequence ATGAGCTCATCCAAAAATTCCCTTTCCAACAAAGCCCAAGCTTGGTCGGCCCGATTTAACGAACCTGTCGACGAACTAGTTCAACGTTATACCGCCTCCATTGGTTTTGATCAACGATTTGCCTTAGTGGATATCGCAGGATCTTTAGCTCACGCAGAAATGCTAGCCACTCAAAAGATAATCGGCGCCCAAGATTTGGCGGATATTCAAAAGGGTATGGCTCAGATCAAACGCGAAATCGAAGCCGGTGAATTTAATTGGCAACTCGCATTGGAGGATGTACATCTGAATATCGAGGCTCGCCTGACTGAGTTAGTTGGCGATGCTGGAAAGCGTCTTCATACTGGTCGTTCGCGCAATGACCAGGTAGCGACTGATTTGCGCCTGTGGTTGCGTGGCAGCGTTGATGAAATCGCAGCCACCCTCAAAACCCTACGCATTGCCTTGCTCAATCTTGCTGAGAATCACGCTGCGACGATCATGCCTGGTCATACTCATTTACAAGTAGCTCAGCCAATTACTTTTGGTCATCACTTGATGGCCTATTACGAAATGTTTAGTCGTGATGCGAGCCGCTTGGCTGATCTGCGCGCCCGCTTTAATCGTTTACCGCTCGGTGCAGCTGCTTTAGCCGGAACAACTTACCCCATCGATCGTGAGCAGGTTGCCAAGATTTTGGGGTTTGATGGCATCTGCAACAACTCTCTTGATGCGGTGTCTGATCGTGACTTTGCGATTGAGTTCTGTGCCTTTGCATCCATCTTGATGATGCATGTGTCCCGCTTATCTGAAGAGCTGGTACTGTGGCTAAGTCCACGCTTTGGCTTTATTGATTTGCCAGATCGCTTCTGTACTGGCAGCTCGATCATGCCGCAGAAAAAGAACCCGGATGTACCGGAATTAGCACGTGGCAAAACTGGTCGCGTCTACGGTGATTTGATTTCTTTATTAACCTTAATGAAGAGCCAGCCATTAGCGTACAACAAAGATAACCAAGAAGACAAAGAGCCTTTGTTTGATGCGGTAGATACCGTACAAGATACCTTGCGCATCTTCGCTGATATGGTTCCCCATATTCAGGTTAAAGCCGATGTGATGAGGGCCGCTGCCGAAGAAGGCTTCGCAACTGCCACCGACCTGGCTGATTACTTAGTTAAAAAAGGTTTGGCTTTCCGTGATGCTCACGAAGCAGTAGCTCATGCAGTGAAAGCCTGTGTAGGCCGCAACTGTATGCTCACCGATTTATCACTCTCTGAATTGCGTTTTGCTTGTGGCTTAGATAACCGTCCTGAGCTGATGGGTGATGATGTCTTTGCTTTACTGACTGTGGATGGCTCTGTAAATTCTCGTCAACATGCTGGTGGTACCGCCCCAGCGCAAGTACTGGCCGCAATTAAACGGGGTCGTGCAGATCTCTAA